The nucleotide sequence AATATATTCCATGAGATGCCCTACCCTAAGACAAAAGCTACAGCTGAGAAAATGGTGCTGGGAGCCAATGGCACAAAGGTACAACACAATCCAGTGATTTAGGATGAACCCTGAATTTCCCTTTTTAGCGTCTTTAATTATATCGAAGAAGTACAATCTGCATTTACAAACACagagtttgattaattttgattaacatTCTGGAGACACATACTACATGTTAACATTTTTGCCAGTCTAGAAAGTTTAACTCCGTTTTATACAATCTActgatattttgatgaaattgGAACTCATGCTTCTCACTTTGCACAATGCTGCCCCCACCCAAGCCCAAGGGAAAGGAACTGCGTATAGCAGTCAAGTTGGAAGCCTTAAATTATTGTTTATGGTTGGTTTATAGCTCTCTTTGTTTCAGCAAGCCGTGCATTTATTGGCGTTTCCCAGTTAATACTATACATCTTTGTAACACTGTTGATGGATCTTCTGCATCTGAGTGAACTGTAATGTAATCAAAAGACCGTTTCTTTGCTTTTCTGCTGATGTGAGTTATTGATTTTCACTCTCCATGATTAGGTCAATGGAGGGAACTCTCTCTACACATGCTCACTACGGCCAACAGGCATCTACGGGGAACAGCATCAGCTCATGAAGGACTTCTATCTGAACGGGGTGCGGACCGGTGGTTGGGTGATCAGAGGAGTTCCAGAAAACACTGAGCATGGAAGGGTCTATGCAGGTAACCATGGTGACAGCAGAAGACAGTGACCATGGCAACAGTGTGACCCCTTTAGAACTTCCGGATAAAGAGAATTTTATATGTGCCAAATATATGTAGAGACTCTCTATGATTGTATACGCAGAGGTAATGCCAGGAAAATGCCATGACACATAACTGTACATGTAAATGCTGACAAATAAACACTATCGTAACCATTTAGGCCGTTAGGCTAATGTCTTAAACAACATCGTATAGGGATTCTCAACAGTCAATATTTACATTCATAGCCATGAACAATTTTTAAaagcctttattattttttaactctgTGCAGTGAAATTCACTTTATTGAAAGTTGAGTTTTCATTCTTGAAGTAATGTGCCAAAAATGTGTCTCTAGGTAAAAAATAAAGACACTTTAAGATGAAAATGAAGTTACTGTTAATAGCATGGGATGGCAGCTGAGGATCACTCATTGGCTGCAGCTGccatttattataaaatcaatattataACACATTTAGTACTTTATCAAAGTGAAGTATAAAGTAAAGCAAGTGCAGGAAGTCACAAAATCActtatcatttgaaaaaaataaataaggccaGACAACAGCTTATAATGCTGAATTATTTAAATACCTTTAtagttaaatacatatttaattagctggtataacaattaaataatgcattaaataatttgaaatgtttcaatattattaaataactacATCGTTTAGGTTTTCTCCAGCACAGacttgttgctgctgttgttttgttgttctGAATTTATTCTGACTCACACAGCTCTGTTTTGACATCAGCTCTTCAGATGATTCATTCTATTACCACTGTCAATTATAGCAATGACTCACAGCATGATTTAACGGATTCCCTCGCGTAAATGTAACATTCCTGTTTGCTATTCCTGAAACTGTTTATATGGACATTTGCTCCTCTTAGACCAggagtgtcaaactcaattcctggaggccTGGAACCCTGCAGACTTCAgttaattgtaatgatttaaatttttgtCCAGTCTTTAGAAAGAATCGTAATTTAATTGAAAACTAAACTTAACTTAATTCTGTAGTCCCCCAGTACTtttggctttattaaaaaaaggaaaaacagctGTACATAAAACTTGAATTGATCTGTGctgtttgtatatttatgtaatgGTTTTATAATTGCTGTAATTAAATAGCATACGGTTCAGCCCTGTAATCTTTAGATTATGTCTTTTTGTGCATGCAGGAAACGTGGCATGGATGCACTTGCTAGCAGCACGTGCTCTGCGGGAACATCCTGATAGGTTGGGTGGGGAATATTATTTCTGCTACGACGACTCTCCATATAAGAGCTACGAGGACTTCAACATGCAGTTCTTGTCGACGTTCAACTTTCGTTCGTTGCACGTGCCCGTGTGGGTGCTGTGGTTCATAGCGTGGATGAACGACTCGATACGCTGGCTCCTGAAGCCGTTCTGCAACTACACCCCACTGCTCAACGGATACACGCTCGCTGTGGCCTGCACATCCTTCACTGTCCGCACAGACAAGGCTTTCCGTCACTTTCAGTACCGACCGCTCTACAGCTGGGAGGAGTGTATGGCCCGCACACAGAGCTGGGTCAACACGTTCCCTTTAGAAACCCACACTAAGGACTCCTAACAGCTGCTTCATTGTCAGGAGGACAGTTTTCATAAACACATctgtgtccaaaaatgaaagatgagaGGTTTTGTGACTCAGTGTATCAAGCATGTGTCATGGCTTTTCACCTGATGATGAACATTTGGACGTCGTTTGGCAGTATTCAGTATGTGTTTTCATAGAAATACACTTAAACCGAGCACCTCTTAATCATATAAGCCCTTTTGATTTGTTCACAGTGATCTATtaggttaataaaaatatttaattattgatgTCATAGTAACAGCTGGGAGCaaaatctttacatttacatacaagcACTTTCATGCAAAATGCACAAGTGAAGCTATTTAAAGAATAGTAAtcctgcaataaataaaatacatattgtatTCTGTTAATCTGATATCTGCATCTACTTTATCAGTTAAGTTTTGTGTATAGTCCACCATATATGGgggtatatttatacatttctttgtcCGAATCATTTCACAGGAACATTACATAACATCACTGTTAGACGATTATGTGCTAATAAGCACAATCTTTTAagttaattgtttattaaaatatttaattgtttgtatGAAATATTGCTAATATATACACAAGTATTAAGCTTTTTGAACTTTATGCACATATAGTGCATGGACAATATTTCGTTTTCAACGCTGctttaacaaaagcaaaacggcAAGATTGATTCACCTAagaacaaaaacttaaaaaatgctCTCTAATCATTCTTGTGGTATTTTGATGTTATACACAGAATGGTCGGTCCAGTGCTGCTTCAAGTCAAAGACCTTCTGTGTTTGTCAGGAGACGCACAACAGTGATGTACGGGGAAAAAatcaatagaataaaaaataatttgtgattAATCTCATGATTTCTGACTAGTTTTTAAACAGCAAAAGGAAACCTAATTtggctatttttttatttgttaattatttgtgtgtgtgtgtttattagttCAGTTTAGAAATCTACATCTTACATATCTACATTTTACACCTTTTACACTCAAAACTTTTGCCTTTTAGCACATttgggtttatttaaaaaaaaatggcagcacATAAAACTTTATAATTTATTGGTGCTTTTTAACAACTTTTCAATTGCTATAATTAAGCTGCTAAATCCCTTGTGTGTAATTCGATTGCAGTTTTGCCCTCTGAAACACATCTTAAAGAATTATGACAGTGACTCACAAAAACCATCTCTGCCTGGACAAGATTGAGACCAGATTTTCCACATCAGCTCTTATTGTTATAGACTAGAGTTATCATAGCAACGATTCTACGTATAGACGATTCTGTCTGTTTAAAGGTGAACGTTTGAAATGCATAGGACACGAGATATATCTTTTGCTAATTTAGTTGAAAagtatcgttttttttttctgtgtgtgttccacaaaagaaagcaaGCTCGTGCATGTTTGCTATATCATGATGAGGGCCGGAAAAAATGACCGTATTTTCATTCCAATGTGGACTATTCCTTTGAATGTTGTTTGAACCTTTAA is from Carassius auratus strain Wakin chromosome 28, ASM336829v1, whole genome shotgun sequence and encodes:
- the LOC113047170 gene encoding 3 beta-hydroxysteroid dehydrogenase type 7-like, encoding MTNEKSKLTYVITGGCGFLGQHLLRVLLEREENIKEIRLFDKTVYPLQSHSTEHVKVVVVPGDITDYGSVRDAFQGADLVFHAASLVDVWYKVPEKAIYAVNVQGTENVINACVEIGIQYLVYTSSMEVVGPNVKGDTFVRGNEDTPYNIFHEMPYPKTKATAEKMVLGANGTKVNGGNSLYTCSLRPTGIYGEQHQLMKDFYLNGVRTGGWVIRGVPENTEHGRVYAGNVAWMHLLAARALREHPDRLGGEYYFCYDDSPYKSYEDFNMQFLSTFNFRSLHVPVWVLWFIAWMNDSIRWLLKPFCNYTPLLNGYTLAVACTSFTVRTDKAFRHFQYRPLYSWEECMARTQSWVNTFPLETHTKDS